The Paraflavitalea devenefica genomic interval TTGGGGCTGAAGGGTATCGCCATAATATTGTTTATTCGGCTTGAGCGTAAAGGCGAGGGAATCAAATACTGCATCGTTGGGGAAACTAATATCGGTTACCCCCGCAGGCAATCCAAGCTGGAAAAAGCTGCTGGCCTTGGTGGGGCCCATTAAAGGGTCTTCCCAGCGGCCCACCAGTATAATATTATTACCCGAGGTAGGGAAGGAGTCCAGCACATAAGTAGACATTACAGGCGTTACCGTATCGATGGTAATGATCCTGGTATAGCTCTCACCGTTCATGTCGCCAAACTTGATTTCATCTTTATAGCAGGCTGTAAACAAAATAGTGATCAGGCACAGGCCGGGAAATACAGCAGAGGCGGGCTTTGGTATATTCATACACGAATCAGTAATGATGATCAGCGCAATATATCCGGGTAACACTGGGTGGGATTGTTATAATAGATAGTCGGGCAGAAATAATCGACGAATGACAAATTTGGTTCCGTGTTTCGTGTTTGGTGTTTCGGGTTCTTCAGGTGTAGCTGCGTAATGAATGCCAATATTTACTGTCTTTTGAATTTCAGCGGGTTAAAATATAGCAAGAAGTTTAAATCGCGGCAGCAACCCGAAACCCCAAACCCTGAACCCGAAACCTGCAATCGCCGATTATTATCAAACATTCGTCGATTCAACTTCCCCGACTATCTATTTTACCAAGACGTTTGGAAAGGCTGTAGATACTTTTATCGAAAATATACCTGATGAGACAACATGCTGTTTATGTTACTGCTTTGTTAATTGTATTAGTGCCCGTTTTTATCGTACCCGGCTGTAAAAAAAGCACCGATGATGATGAACTGGTCGGTAACTGGTCTATCAGCACCGATTTTGAAAATGATGCCCGTGCCGAAGCCGTCCTCTTTACCATTGGCAATAAAGCCTACCTGGGTACCGGCGTATCATCTACAGAACGGTATAACGACCTATGGGAATATGATTTAGACAAAGGTTACTGGACACGCATGAAAGAGTTTCCCGGTGCAGCCAGAAGCGCGGCCATCGCCTTTGCAGTAGGTGGTATAGGATATGTGGGTACCGGTACCGATGGATATGATGAGTTTGCCGACATGTATGCATTTGATCCGGTGGCCAATACCTGGAACAGTTCCCTGAAACCTTTCCCCGGTGGTGCGCGTAAAGATGCCATTGCCTTTACCATTGGTGATAAAGGATATGTATGCTCCGGGTATGATGGCAGCGACCTGCAGGACCTGTGGGAGTATACACCCAATGGAGACGGATGGGAGCAGAAGAAAAGTATCAGCCGCAGAAGATCAGCAGCTACCGTATTTGTGATGGACAGCAAAGCGTATGTAGTGAGTGGCAGCAACAATGGCACAGCCCTCAATGACCTGCTGGTATATGATCCTTCCACGAACGACTGGACCGAAAAAAGAAAACTGACCAATGTATCGGATGAAAGCTATGACGACGAATACACTTCCATTGCCCGTTACAATGCCGTCAGCTTTGTGATGAACAACAAGGCTTACCTGGCCACCGGTCAATATGGTTCTTACATGTCTACCGTATGGGAATACAATGTGGCTACCGATCAGTGGACAGAAAGAACGGCTTTTGAAGGCAAGTTAAGGGAAGGCGCCGTAGCGATGGTGTTGAATAACAGGGGCTTTGTACTCACCGGCCGCAATGGTTCTGAATACTATTACAACATGTTTGAGTTCAATCCCACTGCCGAACAAAATGATGATGACAACCAATAAGTCGTACCGCATGGTAATAGCCGCTGTTGTCATAGCGGCGGCTATTACGGTGGTGAAGCTGAGCTGGTATCGTCCTCAGCCCAGACAGGCGCTTAGCTATAAATGCTTCAACACCGGGCGGGGCTGGGGTTATGACATCTTCGCAGGCGATCAGCTACTCATACACCAATCCATCAATCCCGAAGTGGCGGGCAGGAAAGGATTTGTGAGTAAGCAGGATGCAGAAGCCGATGCCCGGATTGTTATAGATAAGATAAAATTGGGCAAAACACCTGTTTTTAATGCCGGGCCTTTGCAGCATACCGGTACCTTGCCTGCTCATTAATATGATGACAAAAGAAAAAGCCCGTGATAGCGTAGCCTATATACTGGGATTTAAACCCGTGAAGACTGCCCGTCATCGTGCGTTGGTCATAGTGTCGCATCTTTTTTTGTGGGGTACTTTCCTGGCCATGCCCCTGCTCATCTACCGCATCAGGATATTGGACACGATGTTCATCTATCGTGAGCTGGTCACTAAATCTTTCCTCGTTATCTTATTCTATGTAAATTATTTTTACCTGCTGCCCCGGATCTTCCAGCGCAGAAGGATGGTCAACTATTTTTTATCCATTGTCGCTGCGCTCCTGGTATTGTGCCTATTGAATATTACCACGGAGTACTTTTTCCGCCAGCACCTGCGCATGAATGGACATCGTTTTCTGATGGCCGGCGGCAGGGGATTAGGCTTTGCAGCGTTTAAGGATTCGCTCATAACACCGGCTGCTGGTGTATTCCCTGCAAGAGAATTACCATCGCCCACCTTGATCCAGTCGGGCGTTACGGCCACCGCAGCAGGTCCGTCTGAAACCTTTTTCATCGTAGGCAATAACCGCGATTCTATGCACCGGTACATGCGTTACCTCCGCTGGCAGGCGGGGAACGGTGGCAAAATGGTGGAGATCGTTGGCCGGGCGCCGCATCCCGATTCCGTGATGGGTGTGGTAGATGCAGCACCAGCCCTGCCATTCTTTGCACGGGGTCCCTTTGGGGAGAAAGGCATGTTCTGGATAGGGCTGCCCATGGTGCTCATGAATACGCTTTCATCGGGCGTGCTCATCCTGCTCCTCAGCGGCTTTATTAAAATGGCCAATTCACTCATCATCAGTGAAAAACAGAAAAAAGCGCTGGAGAATGAACGGTTGAATGCGGAGCTCAACTTCCTGAAGCTGCAGATCAATCCGCACTTCCTGTTCAATACGCTCAACAGTATCTATTCACAGGCGCACCTGCGGTCAGAACAAACGGAATATTCTATTCTCAAGTTTTCGCAGATCATGCGGTATGTATTATATGACAGTACCACGGAAAAAATTCCGTTGACAAAGGACCTGGAATACATCCGCAATTACATCGACCTGCAGAAACTGCGCATCTCCAAAAACATAACCATACAGTATGAGGTATCAGGTGTTACCACCGATTTGTTGATCGCACCCTTATTGCTCATCACCTTTATTGAGAACGCGTTCAAGCATGGCATCAGTTATTCAAGTCCTTCTGCCATCAACATCAATATAGGGGTAACCGGTAACGACCTCACACTAACGGTAGGCAATACCATCATCCGCAAAGCGCCGGTAGACGGCGAAAGCGAAGCGCCGGGTGGGGGAGTAGGACTGGTAAATGCCCGGCGGCGCCTGGATGTATTGTATCCCGGCCGGTACCTGCTCGACATCAGTGACAATAACAGCATCTATGTTGTAAACCTCAAAATTACGCTCGATCATGACTCAGCTTAACTGCATCATCATTGACGATGAACCCTGGGCATTGGATCTCATGGAAGATTTTATCCGGAAAATTCCTTACCTCAAACTGGTGGCCCGTTGCGAAGGGCCGGTAGCTGCCCTGCCTCATTTTGAGAAAGAAGAAATTGACCTGGTGTTCCTCGATATTAAAATGCCCGATCTCTCGGGCATACAGTTCCTGAAGATCCTCCCCCGGAAGCCGGCAGTCATCTTCGTGACGGCCTACCATGAATTTGCGGTGGAAGGGTATGAGTTGGAGGCGATCGATTACCTGCTGAAGCCGGTCCCGTTCGACCGCTTTGTGACGGCCGTCAATAAAGCCTGGGAATACATTACTTACCGCAAGAACAATAAATCGCCCCAGCGGAAAGATGATTTCCTCTTCATCAAAACCGCCCACAAGATCCAGAAGCTGTTTTACAATGACATTGTTTACCTCGAAGGGTTGAAAGACTATACCCGGATCCACCTTACGGACAGTAAAAAGCCGGTGGTGACCCTCCAAAGCCTCAAATACTTTGAAAGCCGGCTGCCCCAGGAGGATTTTATCCGCATCCACCGGTCCTACATCGTGTCATTACGTAAAGTAGACACGGTATCCCGCAAAACCGTATTCCTGGGCGATACCGAATTGCCCTGCAGTGAGCACTATAAAAACCTGCTGTATAATATTATAGGAGAGAAGCTGTAAGATATTCCACTTCCAAAAATGTGTTCTTTCACGTAAAAATGGTTGGCTGGTTAGTAAAAACCACTATTTTCGTGATCGTCCTAAAATATCCGGATTGTTCGTAAAAAGGACAATATTATTTCCAGTATTCCGTTGATACTGAATCATTGATCAATCATTCACCCCCTAAAAAAGGTTGGATCTATGAAAAAACCAATTAAGGCAAGATTAGTAAAACTGGTAAGTGCCACCTTCTTAGGTTTCGCAATTCTGTTGCAATGCTCCTTTGTGCCCGCAAATTTAACCGTATATCCCGGTACCGTTATTCCACGTGCTACTACGGCCGGGCATACTAATACAACTACCGGGTATACTACAAATAATCCCTTCAAGTCTGCTGCTTTTGCTAACAGCATGGAGATATACGATAGCCTTCACCTCGAAGAGATCGGTCTATCCAGGTCTGTATTCCGCATGGCGGTTAAAGGCATGGAAAAGCTCTATAAAGCCGGCAAACTCAAAGAGAACGTCATTTCCATCGTTGATTTTAGCCAGCCCAGCACCAACAAGCGCCTCTATGTGATCAACCTGGACAATTATGAGTTGCTGTACAATACCTGGGTGGCCCATGGCATGAGATCGGGCAAAACCATGGCGCAGGTCTTCTCCAACAAGCCTTCTTCCAATAAGAGCAGTCTGGGGTTTTATATAACCGGCGAAGCTTACCAGGGCAGCAATGGCTACTCCCTCAAACTGCAGGGGGTAGAGAAAGGCATCAATGACTATGCCTACCGCCGTGCCATCGTTTTACATGGCGCTGATTATGTAAGTGAAGGATGGATTGCCAGCCAGGGTTATCTCGGCCGCAGCAAGGGCTGTCCCGCCGTTCCCCTCGAAATATGCCAGCCCATGATCGACCAGATCAAAGACGGCACTTGTTTGTTTATCTATCATCCTACTTCTACTTATCGTAATCGTTCTCCTTTACTGCGTTAAGCTGTTTCGGGTCCCGGGTTTGGTGTTTCGGGTTGCTCCGCGCTTTAACCTTAGAAACTTTTTGCCACAGCGTGGGCTTCTAATTAGTTTTGCTTTTACACCCAAAGAACCCGGAACGCGAAACTCCAAACGCGAAACCTGCTGACCCTGTTCATAAGTCGTGCAATTCATTTTTCCCAATTCGGGCGTTCATTGTTTATCTTTGGCCTTTAACTCATTGTAACTCACAATACCTATGCTAAAGGTTGGCGTATTCGGCGTTGGACATCTCGGAAAATTCCATCTCAATAACTGGAAAGAAATCAAGGACGTAGAACTCGTAGGCTTTTATGACCCCAATGACGTGGCTGCCCAGGAAGTCACCGAAAAATACCAGTTGGCCCGTTTCCTGGATCCCGAGCGCCTCATAGAAGCGGTAGACCTGGTGGATATTGTGGCCCCCACTACGTATCATTTCGACCTCTGCAAGCAGGCCATCCGTAAAGGAAGGCATGTTTTTGTGGAAAAGCCCCTGGCCAATACCATGGACGAAGCGCGCGAACTGGTAAAGTTGGTGCGGGAGTCGAACGTTAAACTGCAGGTAGGCCATGTGGAGCGGTTCAACCCCGCTTACCTGGGCATACAGCATATGCAACTGCACCCCATGTTCATTGAAGTTCACCGGCTGGCGCAGTTCAACCCCCGGGGTACCGAAGTGAGCGTGATACTGGACCTCATGATCCATGACATTGACATCATCCTCAGTATCGTAAAGAGCGAAGTAAAAATGATCTCGGCCAGCGGGGTGGCGGTTATGACAGATACCCCCGATATTGCCAATGTGCGGATAGAATTCAACAATGGCTGCGTAGCCAACCTCACTTCCAGCCGGATATCCATGAAGAAAATGCGTAAAATGAGGTTATTTCAGAAAGATGCTTATATTGGAGTCGACTTTCTCAATAAGAAATCAGAGGTCATTAAACTGAAGACCCCACAGGATGTAGATGCGTTCTCTTTCGACCTGGATACGCCGCACGGTAAAAGGACCATTGCCGTCATCAACCCCCAGGTACCTGAGGTCAACGCCATCAAAAAGGAGCTGGAAGCATTCCGTGATTCCATTCTCCACAACACACCCACCAGGGTTTCAGAAGTAGACGGTTACAGGGCCATGGACGTAGCACACCAGATTTTGCACAAAATAAAAAACAATAGCATTACCTCGTAGCCCTTTGCATGTCAATAAACAAACGTATTCATAACGTCTGGTATCCTATCAGCGATTACATGGCTGCTATACTGGCCTGGGTCGTTTTGTACTTTGCGCGCCGTTACTTCCTGAATGAGACCATCATTACAGCCGATAACACCCTTTATTTATCGAAACCTTTCTGGTGGGGCCTGTTACTCATGCCGGTAGCCTGGCTTATTTTCTTCACGCTCATCGGTGCTTACCATTCGCTGTATAAGAAGTCAAGGCTCAATGAATTTGCCAATACCCTCATCACCTGCATCATCGGTTGCACCTTTATCTTCTTCTGCATCGTCATCAATGATCCGCAGCACAAGTACACCTACTTTTACAAAGCGCTCTTTACCTATATAGCGGCACAATTGTTCTTTACCTGGCTGGGGCGCAACATCATCCTGAACAAAGTGCACCGGCAGTTGGTCAATGGCCGTGTACAGTTCAATGCCCTCCTCGTAGGCGGCAATTCCGTAGCCAGTAAAATTTACAATGATACCAGGGCCGGACTGAAAACAGCCGGTTATCACTATACCGGGTTTGTAACCGCCACCGCCGAAACCAATGGCATCAGCACTTACTTACCACAATTTGGCTGCATCACAGATCTTGAAAAGGTGATCCGCGAACAGCACGTGCAGTTGGTGGTCATTGCCCTCGAAAGATCAGAAAAGCAGCAGGTGGAAAAAATAGTATCCCTGCTCAGTGAACAGGATGTGGACATTAAAATAGCGCCGGATATCCTCGACATTCTTTCCGGGTCGGTGAAGACCAGCAACGTATTCGGCGCTGTGCTCTCCGACCTCAAAACAGGGCTCATGCCCGAATGGCAGCAGAACATCAAGCGCGTGATCGATGTGGCCATTGCCTTGCTGGGGCTGGTATTCCTGGCGCCGCTCTACGGGTATGCGGCCATCAGGGTAAAAGCTTCTTCACCGGGCCCCATCATCTATATGCAGGAGCGGGTAGGTTACCGCGGACGGAAATTCTTCATCTATAAATTCCGGTCTATGTACCACCCCGCAGAGGCGAATGGTCCGCAACTATCTTCCGCCCATGATGAGCGGATCACGAAGTGGGGTAAGGTCATGCGCACCTGGCGGCTGGATGAGTTGCCCCAGTTGTGGAATGTGCTCAAAGGGGAAATGAGCCTGGTAGGCCCGCGGCCGGAAAGGGCTTATTACATCAACCAGCTACAGCAGCAAACGCCCTACTTCAACTACCTGCTGAAAGTGAAGCCCGGCCTTACCTCCTGGGGAATGGTCAAATTCGGCTATGCCGAAAATGTAGACCAGATGATCGAACGCATGAAATACGACCTTATTTACATCGAAAATATCTCGCTCACACTCGACCTTAAGATCATGCTGCATACACTGAGGATTATTTTCTTGGGTAAGGGAAGATGAGAAGAGTTTCGGGTTTGGAGTTTGGGGTTTCGGGTTGCTGCCGCCCTTGTAGCTGGCAAATAAATTACAAGCGGCTGGAACGCTGAAAACCGTTACAATAAGAGCAGGTAAAAGATTTCTTACGTTGCTGCAAATGAAGAACCCGAAACGCCAAACACGGAACGCGAAACAATGAGCCGCTTCACAAAAAAACATGCATGAAAAAGACCTGCTCCCTTTTATTGTTGATCTTGCTTTGTAAAATAAGCCTTTCCCAGGCCTACTGGCAGCAGGAAGTACATTACACCATTGATGTAGCACTCAACGAAAAACAGCATAGCCTTAAAGGCAACCTCTCGGTACAATACATCAATCATTCGCCCGATACCCTCACCTATATCTGGTTTCACCTGTGGCCCAATGCCTACCGGAATGACCAGACAGCCCTTGCCCGGCAACTGTCGGCCGATAAAGAGAGCCGGAAAAAAGTAAAGAGTAAGAACAGGGGCTATATCGACAGCCTGGCCTTCACGGTAGATGGCAAAGCGGTAGCTACAGCGCCTGACAGCGATAACAACATGGATGTGGTGAAACTGATCCTGCCGGCGCCGCTGATGCCGGGGCAGCCCGTAACGGTGGCCACTCCTTTCTATGTAAAACTGCCGCCCTACTTCTCCCGTTCCGGTTATGATGGCGATCAATACATGATCTGCCAATGGTATCCCAAGCCGGCTGTATATGATAAAAAAGGCTGGCATGCTTTCCCTTACCTCGACCAGGGAGAGTTTTACAGTGAGTTCGGCAGCTTTAAAGTCAACATTACCGTACCGGCTGCCTACGTGGTAGGCGCTACCGGTATTTTGCAAACGAAAGACGAACTGGAACAATACAAAGCCATTGGTGCACAGAACTACCAGGCTAAAGCGGAAGTGGCCAAATACAAAGCGGCCAATCCCGATGCGTGGAAGACCTTACAGTACTACGGGGAAAACATCCATGACTTTGCCTGGTTTGCCGATAAAGATGCCATCATACAATATGATACGCTCCGCCTGGCTTCCGGCAATACCATCGATGTATTTTCTTATTACCAGCCCAATGGCAACAGGGAATGGAGCAACAGCGTCTCCTTCATAGAGGATGCGGTACGTCATTATTCCGGTTGGATAGGGGAGTACCCCTGGCCGGTAGTGCAGGCGGTGGAGGGACCTAAAAACCTTTCTTCGGGTGGGATGGAATACCCCATGATCACCTTAATTACCAGTCCTGGTGCAGATGCCGAAAACCTCGATGCGGTGATCACCCATGAAGTTGGGCACAACTGGTTCTATGGCATGCTCGGCAGCAATGAACGGGATTATCCGTGGATGGATGAAGGCATCAACAGCTTTTACCAGTTCCGGTATGAGGCGGAGAAATACAAAACCAACAGTATTTTTGGGAAATCCATGCCGAAGGAGCTCAAAACCTTATCGGCCGGTGAATTGCTCAGCAGGATCTACAATGCGCTCAACAGCCTGCCTGCCAAAGAACCGGTAAATACCGGCTCCACGGGCTTTGCCAATAAAAACGATTATGGGATCGTTGTATATGTCAAAGCGGCTACCTGGCTTTACCTGGTGGAAATGTCGCTGGGGAAAGAGGTGTTTGACAAAGCCATGCGGGAATACTTTGCCACCTGGAAATTTAAACATCCCTATCCCGAAGACCTGAAAGCCGCACTGGAGAAGTCCAGCCAGTCCGGCCTCGACCAGGCCTTTGAGCTGTTGAACAAGGAAGGGAATTTTTAACTTCCCTAATAACTGTCATGAAAAAAAGCGTACACATACTTCTCTTACTGCTCTTCCTCCAAAACACTGCCCATTCACAATATTGGCAGCAGGAACTGCATTACACCATAGAGGTAAGCCTTGACGACCGGCAGCACAGCCTCGATGGCTTCCTGAAACTCCGGTACACCAATCATTCGCCCGATACCCTTACCTTCATCTGGTTCCACCTCTGGCCCAATGCGTATAAAAATGACCGTACGGCCTTCAATGACCAGTTATTGCTGCAGGGCCGTACCGACTTTTACTTTGCCGGCCGTGAAGACCGTGGCTACATCAACCGGCTCGATTTCCGCATCAATAACGGTACCCTGAAGATGGAAGACCATCCCCAATACATTGACATTGTAAAAGTATACCTCCCGGCGCCGCTGCTGCCAGGGGCGCAGACAGAGATCACCACGCCTTTCCATGTAAAATTGCCGAAGACCTTCTCCCGGGGCGGGCATATTGGTCAATCCTACCAGGTTACCCAATGGTATCCCAAGCCGGCGGTATATGATAACAAGGGCTGGCATCCCATGCCTTACCTCGACCAGGGAGAGTTTTACAGCGAATTTGGCGCCTATGATGTGCGCATCACCGTGCCAACGGATTATGTAGTAGCCGCTACCGGTGAACTGCAAAGTGAAGAAGAAAAACAGTGGATGAGGGGAAGGAAGAATACAGAATACAGAATTCAGCATCCAGCATCCAGCATCCAGAAGCCGAAATTCCTGAAGCCGGCACCTAAGAAACCCGCCGTAAAAAAAACAGTGAGTAAAGCGCCGGTAAAAAACAAAAAGAACGCCGCTACACCCAAAGAACCCGAAACACCAAACCCGAAACCCGAAACGCTTCCAAAAGAATCAGAAGCATCCAATCCTGTCGTACCAACAAAGACACTGCAATACAAACAAGGCAACATCCACGACTTCGCCTGGTTTGCCGACAAACGTTTTATAGCAGACTATGATACCATACAACTGGCGAGCGGCAGGGTCATCGATGCCTGGACCTTCTATGCGCCCGAAAGCAATGTATGGAAGAATAGCATGCAGATGACCAAAGACGCCATCCGCTTCCGTTCACGGCTTATTGGAGAATATCCCTATAATGTGGTAAGTGTGGTGAGGACCAGGGCAGGATCATACGGCGGCATGGAATATCCTACCATCACCAATATAGGGCCTGTTAAAGATGCCGCCGCCCTGGACCGGGTCATTGAACATGAAGTAGGGCACAACTGGTTCTATGGCATCCTGGCCAGCAATGAACGCGATCATCCCTGGATGGATGAAGGCATGAACAGTTATTATGACAACCGGTATGTGGAAGGGAAATACCCCGCCCAAAACGATAAGAACTGGCTGACGGCCAAAATACCCGATGACCAGGGCGCCTTGCTCATTGCCCATCTGGTGAAAGAGAAAAAAGACCAGCCCATCAGCACCGGATCGGCTGCTTTTACCAGTGAGAACTATG includes:
- a CDS encoding DUF4907 domain-containing protein — protein: MMMTTNKSYRMVIAAVVIAAAITVVKLSWYRPQPRQALSYKCFNTGRGWGYDIFAGDQLLIHQSINPEVAGRKGFVSKQDAEADARIVIDKIKLGKTPVFNAGPLQHTGTLPAH
- a CDS encoding M1 family metallopeptidase produces the protein MKKTCSLLLLILLCKISLSQAYWQQEVHYTIDVALNEKQHSLKGNLSVQYINHSPDTLTYIWFHLWPNAYRNDQTALARQLSADKESRKKVKSKNRGYIDSLAFTVDGKAVATAPDSDNNMDVVKLILPAPLMPGQPVTVATPFYVKLPPYFSRSGYDGDQYMICQWYPKPAVYDKKGWHAFPYLDQGEFYSEFGSFKVNITVPAAYVVGATGILQTKDELEQYKAIGAQNYQAKAEVAKYKAANPDAWKTLQYYGENIHDFAWFADKDAIIQYDTLRLASGNTIDVFSYYQPNGNREWSNSVSFIEDAVRHYSGWIGEYPWPVVQAVEGPKNLSSGGMEYPMITLITSPGADAENLDAVITHEVGHNWFYGMLGSNERDYPWMDEGINSFYQFRYEAEKYKTNSIFGKSMPKELKTLSAGELLSRIYNALNSLPAKEPVNTGSTGFANKNDYGIVVYVKAATWLYLVEMSLGKEVFDKAMREYFATWKFKHPYPEDLKAALEKSSQSGLDQAFELLNKEGNF
- a CDS encoding M1 family metallopeptidase; its protein translation is MKKSVHILLLLLFLQNTAHSQYWQQELHYTIEVSLDDRQHSLDGFLKLRYTNHSPDTLTFIWFHLWPNAYKNDRTAFNDQLLLQGRTDFYFAGREDRGYINRLDFRINNGTLKMEDHPQYIDIVKVYLPAPLLPGAQTEITTPFHVKLPKTFSRGGHIGQSYQVTQWYPKPAVYDNKGWHPMPYLDQGEFYSEFGAYDVRITVPTDYVVAATGELQSEEEKQWMRGRKNTEYRIQHPASSIQKPKFLKPAPKKPAVKKTVSKAPVKNKKNAATPKEPETPNPKPETLPKESEASNPVVPTKTLQYKQGNIHDFAWFADKRFIADYDTIQLASGRVIDAWTFYAPESNVWKNSMQMTKDAIRFRSRLIGEYPYNVVSVVRTRAGSYGGMEYPTITNIGPVKDAAALDRVIEHEVGHNWFYGILASNERDHPWMDEGMNSYYDNRYVEGKYPAQNDKNWLTAKIPDDQGALLIAHLVKEKKDQPISTGSAAFTSENYGAIAYIKTAMWMKQLEQYMGQPQFDSAMQAYYRQWQFKHPAPGDFQQVMQQHTTKDLRAWFRLLDTTGALPGTYTGPKKIKPAFLFSMKDYDRVNYINWLPALGYNKYDKFMAGLVLHNLGIPSHNLQFIAIPLYATNSKQFNGIGAINYTWRPAQRFKKIELGLSGARFSTREGIDSNGTKVFEGFSKIVPSLRVTFKNRSPLSTVEKWIEWKTYFIREKQFDYPMDQDDSLYYPTPSITQNRYLNQLTFSIADYRKLYPYDAQVQLQQGDGFYRANATGHYFFNYAKGGGMQVRLFAAKFGYLGAKTGEKVSRSFVYQPKLTAVRGEEDYTYSNYFFGRSEFEGFASQQIMMRDGGLKLRTDLFAGLQGRSDNWVASMNFNTTLPNNLLPVELPVRIFLDVGTYADAWKKNAETSRFLYVAGLQLSLFKDLLNVYAPILYSSEFRDNLKTAPEENTFGKRLSFSIDIQRFNLRKLISK
- a CDS encoding Kelch repeat-containing protein → MRQHAVYVTALLIVLVPVFIVPGCKKSTDDDELVGNWSISTDFENDARAEAVLFTIGNKAYLGTGVSSTERYNDLWEYDLDKGYWTRMKEFPGAARSAAIAFAVGGIGYVGTGTDGYDEFADMYAFDPVANTWNSSLKPFPGGARKDAIAFTIGDKGYVCSGYDGSDLQDLWEYTPNGDGWEQKKSISRRRSAATVFVMDSKAYVVSGSNNGTALNDLLVYDPSTNDWTEKRKLTNVSDESYDDEYTSIARYNAVSFVMNNKAYLATGQYGSYMSTVWEYNVATDQWTERTAFEGKLREGAVAMVLNNRGFVLTGRNGSEYYYNMFEFNPTAEQNDDDNQ
- a CDS encoding sugar transferase; translation: MAAILAWVVLYFARRYFLNETIITADNTLYLSKPFWWGLLLMPVAWLIFFTLIGAYHSLYKKSRLNEFANTLITCIIGCTFIFFCIVINDPQHKYTYFYKALFTYIAAQLFFTWLGRNIILNKVHRQLVNGRVQFNALLVGGNSVASKIYNDTRAGLKTAGYHYTGFVTATAETNGISTYLPQFGCITDLEKVIREQHVQLVVIALERSEKQQVEKIVSLLSEQDVDIKIAPDILDILSGSVKTSNVFGAVLSDLKTGLMPEWQQNIKRVIDVAIALLGLVFLAPLYGYAAIRVKASSPGPIIYMQERVGYRGRKFFIYKFRSMYHPAEANGPQLSSAHDERITKWGKVMRTWRLDELPQLWNVLKGEMSLVGPRPERAYYINQLQQQTPYFNYLLKVKPGLTSWGMVKFGYAENVDQMIERMKYDLIYIENISLTLDLKIMLHTLRIIFLGKGR
- a CDS encoding Gfo/Idh/MocA family oxidoreductase, with the translated sequence MLKVGVFGVGHLGKFHLNNWKEIKDVELVGFYDPNDVAAQEVTEKYQLARFLDPERLIEAVDLVDIVAPTTYHFDLCKQAIRKGRHVFVEKPLANTMDEARELVKLVRESNVKLQVGHVERFNPAYLGIQHMQLHPMFIEVHRLAQFNPRGTEVSVILDLMIHDIDIILSIVKSEVKMISASGVAVMTDTPDIANVRIEFNNGCVANLTSSRISMKKMRKMRLFQKDAYIGVDFLNKKSEVIKLKTPQDVDAFSFDLDTPHGKRTIAVINPQVPEVNAIKKELEAFRDSILHNTPTRVSEVDGYRAMDVAHQILHKIKNNSITS
- a CDS encoding sensor histidine kinase, whose amino-acid sequence is MTKEKARDSVAYILGFKPVKTARHRALVIVSHLFLWGTFLAMPLLIYRIRILDTMFIYRELVTKSFLVILFYVNYFYLLPRIFQRRRMVNYFLSIVAALLVLCLLNITTEYFFRQHLRMNGHRFLMAGGRGLGFAAFKDSLITPAAGVFPARELPSPTLIQSGVTATAAGPSETFFIVGNNRDSMHRYMRYLRWQAGNGGKMVEIVGRAPHPDSVMGVVDAAPALPFFARGPFGEKGMFWIGLPMVLMNTLSSGVLILLLSGFIKMANSLIISEKQKKALENERLNAELNFLKLQINPHFLFNTLNSIYSQAHLRSEQTEYSILKFSQIMRYVLYDSTTEKIPLTKDLEYIRNYIDLQKLRISKNITIQYEVSGVTTDLLIAPLLLITFIENAFKHGISYSSPSAININIGVTGNDLTLTVGNTIIRKAPVDGESEAPGGGVGLVNARRRLDVLYPGRYLLDISDNNSIYVVNLKITLDHDSA
- a CDS encoding murein L,D-transpeptidase catalytic domain family protein; translation: MKKPIKARLVKLVSATFLGFAILLQCSFVPANLTVYPGTVIPRATTAGHTNTTTGYTTNNPFKSAAFANSMEIYDSLHLEEIGLSRSVFRMAVKGMEKLYKAGKLKENVISIVDFSQPSTNKRLYVINLDNYELLYNTWVAHGMRSGKTMAQVFSNKPSSNKSSLGFYITGEAYQGSNGYSLKLQGVEKGINDYAYRRAIVLHGADYVSEGWIASQGYLGRSKGCPAVPLEICQPMIDQIKDGTCLFIYHPTSTYRNRSPLLR
- a CDS encoding LytR/AlgR family response regulator transcription factor, producing the protein MTQLNCIIIDDEPWALDLMEDFIRKIPYLKLVARCEGPVAALPHFEKEEIDLVFLDIKMPDLSGIQFLKILPRKPAVIFVTAYHEFAVEGYELEAIDYLLKPVPFDRFVTAVNKAWEYITYRKNNKSPQRKDDFLFIKTAHKIQKLFYNDIVYLEGLKDYTRIHLTDSKKPVVTLQSLKYFESRLPQEDFIRIHRSYIVSLRKVDTVSRKTVFLGDTELPCSEHYKNLLYNIIGEKL